The window caacatcatattcaatggggataaaatgaaagccatccctctgagaacaggaagaagacaagagtgtctactctcaccactcttactgaACAGAGTACAGGAGGTttcagccagagcaattaggcaagaaaaagaaataaaaggaatccaaataggaaatgaggaagtgaaactcttgctgtttgcagaagacatgattttatatatagaaaaccctaaagaatccatcagaaaactattaaaaataataaaaaactgcagcaaatttgcagggtacaaaatcaatttacaaaaatcagttgcatttctttactctaataaggaactaacagaaagagaactcaagaatacaatcccatttacaatcacaacaaaaagagcagaatatctaggaataaatttaaccaaggagatgaaagacctatacaatgaaaactataagatgttactgaaagaaatcgatgatacataaagaaatggaaagatattccatgctcatggatcggaagaataaacttaggtaaaaatgtccatactgcctaaagcaatctacagattcaatgcaatccctatcagaatcccaatgaaattcttcacggaaatagaacaaagaatcctaaaattcatatggggcaaccaaagacctcgaattgctaaagcattccagagaaaaaagaacaaagctggaggcatcacaatccctgacttcaaaatatactacaaagccatagtgatcaaaacagcatggtactggtataaaaacaggcacacagatcaatggaacagaattgaaagcccagaaataaaaccacaaatctatggacagctaatcttcgacaaaggagctaagaacatacagtggaaaaaggaaagtctcaataaatggtgttgggaaaactggacagccacaagcaaaagaatgaaagtaaaccattatctttcaccatacacaaaaattaacttaaaatggatcaaagacttgaagttaagaactgaaaccataaagtTCATAGAAGAAGAtaaaggcagtacactctttgacctcggtcttagaaggatcttttcaaatggcatgtctactcagacaagggaaacaaaagaaaaaataaacaagtgggacttcctcagactaaaaagcttctgcaaggcaaagcaaaccaggaacaaaacaaaaagataacccaccaactgggataaaatatttgtaaatcatatatatgacaagaggctaatctccaaaatatataaagaactcacacaaatgaaccacaaaaaaaaaaacaagccaatcaaaaaatgggcagaatatatgaatagatatttttccaaagaagatatacagatgggccacaggtacatgaaaagatgttcaacatcactaatcatcagggaaatgcaaatcaaaactacattaagatagcaccttacacccattagaatggctataatcaccaagacaaaaaatgacgaatgttggagaggttgtggaaaaagggaaccctcatccactgctggtgggaatgcaaactggtacagccactatggaaaacagtatggaaatttctcacaaaattaaaaatagaaataccatatgacccagctatcccactactgagtatttatccaaagagcttaaaatcaacaactcaaagagacttatgcacccttatgttcactgcagcattattcgcaaatagcagacgtggaagcaacccaagtgccgaTCAATGGATGGTTAGacaaagaagatgcagtatatatacacaatggaatactactcagccataaaaaaagacgaaatcatcccattcacaacaacatggatggaccttgagagtatgatgttaagcgaaataagccagacagagaaagacaaataccgtatgatttcacacatatgtggaagataaacaaacacacagacaaagagaactatttaatGGTTACCAGCGGGaagatggggggtgggcacaaggggtgaaggggcgcacGTACaagatgactgacaaacaataatgtgcaactgaaattccacaatgttataaactattatgacctcaattttaaaaaacaaaaaaggaaatgaaactggCCAAAAGCCAGAAGCCTTACCAAGCCGGGGAGTCTCTTCCTGGGAAGAGTCTAAAGGCAGGTGCTCATTTTTAATATTGCGAAAATAGAGCTGCTGGAGCTCCTACATGTGCAGGAGCTGAGCTCTTTCTTTCCAGCCAAAGGTTAAAAATCTACTCCTGCAATGCTAGCTCCCCTAACCTGGAAAACAATCACACGTGTCAATACACTTTCTGTGTTGCAGTGGTATTAGTCCCCTATTTTCCTATTGTATGTGAGCTAATTGGCACGATAGGGACATGTGTGATAGAACAGGCTGGCTGTGCACATGCATGTGGTTGCATACTATATGTGCTGGAGGATGGAGCAAAGGTTTATGTACTTGATTGTTTATAGCTCTTGTCTGTTGTGTAGCCCACGATTGCATGATCTATTTGAATGTGGCATATTGCAATATCCTGCATGTATCTCGTCAGGGTGGGAGTTGGGGGAAGGAGAGTAAGTTACCATGACGATCAGATCCGAGATCTTGGTTATGACTCCCGCCTCATTGTAGCAATCCTGGATTTTTCCCATGGCTACTTTTTCCGGTTCAGTAGCATTGACCAGATTGAGGGAGGTGTCCAACAGTGTCTTGCTTCCAAGGGACAACACACCAAGGACTGCATAAAAACTCGGGCAAGCTTCcgctgaagaaagaaaacacctcATCAAAGGAATCGCCAGGGTAAGAGGTTCCTGCTTCCCCACCGGTTGAAAGTAATTCACATATCCGGTGTCTCCTGACTCATCTTCCAGAGAGACCTGCCCTCTCCCGGGACTGCTTACACCCCAGACAGAAAGAACATTCTCTATGAAGCACTTCCAGCTGAAGGGAACAGTGTGAGGGGAAAGGACGAGAGAGCCCTCTGCCCGTGACCACTGCCCTCAGGCGTACCCACCTGCCTGCTTCCGCCCTTCAAGTAAGCCCCTCTACCCCAACTAACTATCCCCTACTGTGTGCACCACTAACGACCCCTCTGTCTCCAACCTCTCCCTCCATTCAAAGACTGAAAACCTCAGAGGGTTTCTGCAGGACTCCTGGGCAATGGTCTCCCAGCTGCCCCCTAAATCTGTCACCAGAACCTGCTCCGTGGTCACCATGCTGGGGTGGACTGAGATGGGGTGAGGCAAGGATCAAGAAGGCCATCTGTTCCCTCCTTTCTAGTCTCACCCATCTTGATGCCCAGCTCTCTGGTCACCAGCAAGGCCAGCACAAGCAGTGCCCCCTTCATAGTGTCAACTGCTAGAATGCTCTTCACAGGGCAGGGTTTCTGCTGCCTTATAAACTACTAGCTCCCTGAGTCTAGCGCACCGTTCCCAGGAGCTCCAAAAGCCTAAGGGCAGAGACTTGGCACAGGTAGTTTCCCTTGGCCCTTGGGGTGTTAAGTGTGGGAAGCCCCTCCTACTCTGAGAGCAAAGCTCCTGAAGAAGATGTGGTTTTACCTTTGCCAAAGACCGGTCGAAACTGACATTTCTAACTGACTGTATCCTGAGCCAAATGTTCTGTTGTCCCAGCCCCAGAGTCACCTCTGATCCTAGTCGTTCTTCCCCCAAACTTTCCTGGCATCCAACACAGTATCCTccaaaaatgtggagatgaaAAGCACAGGAGGAGTCAAGGACAGGTCTGTGCCACTATAGGTAAACAAAAGTTAATCCAGAAAACTTCCTTTTACCAAGTTGAAGTCCTGCAGACAAGTATGGGGAGCTGGGCCTGACTGGAGCCTCTTGACCATCTTGACTGCTGCGGTCTCTGATTCTGGCCTTGGGGACAGGTGGACACCATCCTTGGGCTCTGGACCACTCCCTACCAGGTAAGTTGCAGGACTTCACGGCCGTGTGGGTTTTCTCAGGTAATGCTCCAGTTTGGGGTTATGCCACGAGCTTCCCTCTCACCCTTAAGGGAGCAAATTCCTGGGCACCTTCTTGACTCTCAGTGGCTCCAGCCTTGTTCCTTCTGGCTGTCTCACCCTCCTCCATCAGTCAACCTGGCCCCAAGAGGAGTTTGGACTACACAGCGCACCCAGAAACATCAGTGAGCATAGTAGGTTGTGCAGTTTGTTTCCCGTGTCAGAGACTCAGGGGTCCACAACCCTACAGGCCACTGTTCAGTGGAGTCCTGTGGCCCAGAGAGCTGGATCGAGCAGAGGTGGCACTCCATCTGCTTAAACTCTCTCAAGAGTTAAAGTCAACCTTCTACTCTAGGAAAGTAGTTTGTTGGCACAAAGAAGATGAGATAGTCTGTGAAAACTCTAGCAGAAGGAAGCCTGCGAAAGCTCCCCATGGCTAAATGTGGGACAATTTGAACAACAAATGAACACAGTATTGAATGacaacccaaagtataaaataatatgtgcaagtccatgctgatataaataaatgacttcataaataaacaaatgagggagaagagacaaactTTCCTCACAGAAGCATTCCAAATACTATATGTAGAAACTCCCCTCCAGATGGTAGAGTTACCACCCTGCCCGCCTTGAGAGTGGGCTAGATGTAGCAACTCATTTCCAAAGACTTGaatagggaaagaggaaaagagcgTGGAAACCTGGCCAACACGACACTGATCACGTGATCGAGGCTGATATCACCAGTGGAAAGACATGCTGATATCACATGTGCCCTGATGTCATGTG of the Equus quagga isolate Etosha38 chromosome 13, UCLA_HA_Equagga_1.0, whole genome shotgun sequence genome contains:
- the LOC124249394 gene encoding major allergen I polypeptide chain 2-like; translation: MKGALLVLALLVTRELGIKMAEACPSFYAVLGVLSLGSKTLLDTSLNLVNATEPEKVAMGKIQDCYNEAGVITKISDLIVMVTYSPSPNSHPDEIHAGYCNMPHSNRSCNRGLHNRQEL